In Listeria cossartiae subsp. cossartiae, the following proteins share a genomic window:
- a CDS encoding DeoR/GlpR family DNA-binding transcription regulator produces MLSIERKRAIVQYVKSRKIATVSELAKHFEVHEATIRRDLTSLEKDKKLKRTHGGVMIEEKVVSEPNWKKRSEVRYEEKQRIATLAATMVKDGDTIILDAGTTTGHIATALKDRSKLTVITNDINVASIMRFSPSKVIVTGGVIYPETFILNGMITSGTLQSIHVHKAFVTTPALDIDKGLMHYDEYLIPAKQQMLHSADEVILVTDHTKFGRISLYKYAALDEISSIITGKEIDPVLQEQFEEKGMQIYTT; encoded by the coding sequence ATGCTATCTATCGAACGAAAACGCGCCATCGTCCAGTATGTCAAAAGTCGCAAAATAGCAACCGTTAGCGAACTAGCTAAACATTTTGAAGTCCACGAAGCAACCATTCGCCGCGATTTAACCTCACTAGAAAAAGACAAAAAACTAAAAAGAACCCACGGCGGAGTTATGATAGAAGAAAAAGTAGTTTCCGAACCCAACTGGAAGAAACGAAGCGAAGTGCGCTACGAAGAAAAACAACGCATCGCCACACTAGCAGCCACAATGGTCAAAGATGGCGATACAATCATCCTCGATGCCGGAACAACAACCGGGCACATCGCAACAGCACTAAAAGACCGTTCCAAGCTAACCGTCATAACAAATGATATCAACGTAGCTTCCATTATGCGCTTCTCTCCGTCCAAAGTAATCGTAACAGGCGGTGTTATCTATCCAGAAACATTCATCCTTAATGGCATGATAACAAGTGGAACCTTGCAAAGCATTCACGTACACAAAGCATTCGTAACCACACCAGCACTCGACATCGACAAAGGCCTAATGCATTACGACGAATACTTAATCCCGGCCAAACAACAAATGCTCCACTCAGCCGATGAAGTCATCCTAGTAACAGATCATACCAAGTTCGGCCGTATCTCTCTATACAAATACGCAGCCCTAGACGAAATCTCCTCCATCATCACCGGAAAAGAAATAGATCCAGTCTTACAAGAACAGTTTGAAGAAAAAGGAATGCAAATTTATACAACATAA
- a CDS encoding glucose-6-phosphate isomerase has translation MTHIKFDYSKALRFFEERELDYLEPAVKAAHDSLHNGTGAGNDALGWINLPTDYDKEEFARIKKATEKIHSDSEVLIVIGIGGSYLGARAAIETLNHSFYNVLEKGARKTPQVFFAGNSISSSYLHDLIEVVGDRDFSVNVISKSGTTTEPAIAFRVFKELLIKKYGEEGAKKRIYATTDKAKGALKTLSDNEGYETFVVPDDVGGRFSVLTAVGLLPIAVSGVDIDALMNGAAAASKDFDKPELKNNIAYQYAAARNVLYRKGKVTELLISYEPGLQYFNEWWKQLFGESEGKDKKGIYPSSANFSTDLHSIGQYIQDGRRNLFETVIKVDKPRHNLTINKEDVDLDGLNYLAGETVDFVNTKAFEGTLLAHTDGEVPNFVVEVPELDAYTFGYLVYFFEKAVAISGYLNGVNPFDQPGVEAYKANMFALLGKPGFEDKKAELEKRLND, from the coding sequence ATGACACATATTAAATTTGATTATTCCAAAGCGCTCCGTTTTTTTGAAGAACGCGAACTTGATTATCTTGAACCAGCAGTAAAAGCAGCTCATGATTCATTACATAACGGTACAGGTGCTGGTAACGATGCGCTAGGTTGGATTAACTTACCAACAGATTACGACAAAGAAGAATTTGCTCGTATCAAAAAAGCAACCGAAAAAATCCATAGCGATTCAGAAGTATTAATCGTTATCGGTATCGGTGGTTCTTACCTTGGAGCACGTGCTGCAATCGAAACATTAAATCATTCCTTCTATAATGTACTTGAAAAAGGTGCGCGTAAAACACCTCAAGTATTCTTTGCGGGAAATAGCATCAGTTCTTCCTACTTACATGACCTTATTGAAGTAGTTGGCGACCGCGACTTCTCTGTTAACGTTATTTCTAAATCCGGAACAACAACAGAACCAGCAATCGCTTTCCGTGTTTTCAAAGAACTTTTAATCAAAAAATATGGCGAAGAAGGCGCGAAAAAACGCATTTACGCTACAACTGATAAAGCAAAAGGTGCTCTAAAAACGCTATCTGACAACGAAGGCTACGAAACATTTGTTGTTCCAGATGACGTTGGCGGACGTTTCTCCGTTTTAACTGCAGTAGGTTTACTTCCAATCGCAGTTAGCGGCGTTGACATTGATGCTCTAATGAACGGAGCAGCAGCAGCAAGCAAAGATTTCGACAAACCAGAACTTAAAAACAACATTGCATACCAATATGCAGCAGCTCGTAACGTTCTTTACCGTAAAGGCAAAGTAACAGAACTTCTAATCAGCTATGAGCCAGGCTTGCAATACTTCAACGAGTGGTGGAAACAATTATTCGGCGAAAGTGAAGGTAAAGACAAAAAAGGTATTTACCCATCCAGCGCGAACTTCTCCACAGATTTACACTCTATCGGTCAATATATCCAAGACGGACGTCGTAATCTTTTTGAAACAGTTATCAAAGTGGATAAACCGCGCCACAACTTAACTATCAATAAAGAAGACGTAGATTTAGATGGCTTAAATTATCTTGCAGGCGAAACAGTTGATTTCGTTAATACAAAAGCATTCGAAGGAACACTTCTAGCGCATACAGACGGCGAAGTTCCAAACTTTGTTGTAGAAGTACCAGAACTAGACGCTTATACTTTCGGTTACCTAGTATACTTCTTTGAAAAAGCAGTAGCTATCAGCGGTTACCTAAATGGCGTAAATCCATTTGACCAACCAGGCGTAGAAGCATACAAAGCTAACATGTTTGCATTACTAGGCAAACCAGGCTTCGAAGACAAAAAAGCAGAACTAGAAAAACGCTTAAACGACTAA
- a CDS encoding NUDIX hydrolase, with product MKRSIHVQAFVYNEKKDEILVVRDRNLAWAFPGGHVETNQTMEEALASKVKEQTNIDIAIESILHCKERRATWEHVCTFVFRAKPVGDAMLAPNEDNAFRVKWVPIPLADDLLAVDQLSLNELVRSEGVLYENYT from the coding sequence GTGAAAAGATCTATTCATGTGCAGGCATTTGTATATAACGAAAAGAAAGACGAGATACTAGTGGTAAGGGATCGCAACCTAGCTTGGGCGTTTCCGGGCGGGCATGTGGAAACGAATCAAACGATGGAAGAAGCACTCGCAAGCAAAGTAAAGGAGCAGACAAATATCGATATAGCAATAGAGTCAATTTTACATTGCAAAGAGCGGCGTGCTACATGGGAGCACGTTTGTACATTTGTCTTCCGAGCAAAACCAGTTGGCGATGCAATGCTCGCTCCGAACGAGGACAATGCTTTTCGCGTAAAGTGGGTACCCATTCCGCTAGCAGACGATCTATTAGCTGTAGACCAATTATCATTAAACGAACTGGTCCGAAGCGAGGGCGTCTTATATGAAAACTATACCTAA
- the yugI gene encoding S1 domain-containing post-transcriptional regulator GSP13: MSTFKVGDVVSGKIAGIQSYGAFVALDNSTQGLVHISEITHGFVKDIHDFLEVGQEVKVKILDIDEEKNKISLSIRATEEAPKEQPAKKKPVSSSENDEGFNTLRDKLEEWIKKADK, from the coding sequence ATGAGTACATTCAAAGTAGGAGATGTAGTTTCTGGCAAAATTGCAGGAATTCAAAGCTACGGCGCATTTGTAGCACTAGATAATTCAACACAAGGCTTAGTTCATATTTCAGAAATCACGCATGGTTTCGTCAAAGATATCCATGATTTTCTAGAAGTAGGACAAGAAGTCAAAGTGAAAATTCTAGATATTGACGAAGAAAAAAATAAAATCAGTCTTTCTATTAGAGCGACAGAAGAAGCACCAAAAGAACAACCAGCTAAAAAGAAACCAGTTTCATCTAGCGAAAATGATGAAGGTTTTAACACTTTACGTGACAAACTAGAAGAATGGATTAAAAAAGCAGATAAATAA
- a CDS encoding MalY/PatB family protein has product MSQFDEVIPRIGTNSEKWDGAEELFGRKGIIPMWVADMDFRAPQPVLDAFQRQIDHGIFGYSTKSEALVEAVIDWNKEQHQFEIDPSTLFFNGAVVPTISLAIRSLTNEGDAVLMVSPIYPPFFNVTKATERKVVMSPLLYENRQYRMDFNDLEKRMKEENVKLFLLCNPQNPGGRCFTKEELVELAKLCEKYQIPIVSDEIHADLVMKNHKHVPMMVAAPFYQDQIITLMAATKTFNLAAIKASYYIITNKDYQAKFAAEQKYATTNGLNVFGIIGTEAAYRHGAPWLKELKEYIYSNYEYVKAELEKEVPEVGVTDLEATYLMWLDCRALPKDEKTIYNDLIEAGVGVQMGSGFGHSGKGFVRFNIACPKETLEKAVKLLIQGLKK; this is encoded by the coding sequence TTGAGTCAATTTGATGAAGTCATTCCGCGTATTGGAACTAATTCAGAAAAGTGGGATGGGGCAGAAGAATTATTTGGCAGAAAAGGTATTATTCCGATGTGGGTAGCGGATATGGATTTCCGTGCGCCGCAACCTGTACTTGATGCGTTTCAGCGTCAAATCGATCATGGGATTTTTGGTTATTCCACGAAGTCAGAAGCACTTGTCGAGGCTGTTATTGATTGGAACAAGGAGCAACACCAGTTTGAAATCGATCCGAGCACGTTGTTTTTTAATGGGGCGGTTGTTCCGACAATTTCGTTAGCGATTCGTTCTCTCACCAATGAAGGTGATGCGGTTCTAATGGTTTCGCCGATTTATCCGCCATTTTTCAATGTAACGAAAGCGACCGAACGAAAAGTGGTTATGTCGCCACTTTTATATGAGAACCGTCAATATCGAATGGATTTTAATGATTTGGAAAAACGGATGAAAGAAGAAAATGTGAAATTGTTCCTTCTATGTAATCCGCAAAATCCTGGTGGTCGTTGCTTCACCAAAGAAGAACTTGTGGAATTAGCGAAACTATGCGAGAAATACCAAATTCCGATTGTTTCGGATGAGATTCATGCCGATTTAGTGATGAAAAACCATAAACACGTGCCGATGATGGTTGCGGCGCCATTTTATCAAGATCAAATTATTACTTTGATGGCTGCTACGAAAACATTTAACTTGGCGGCGATTAAAGCTTCCTACTATATTATTACGAATAAAGATTACCAAGCCAAATTCGCCGCGGAGCAAAAGTACGCTACGACTAACGGGCTCAATGTTTTTGGGATTATTGGTACAGAAGCGGCATACCGTCACGGGGCGCCTTGGTTAAAAGAGTTGAAAGAATATATTTATAGCAACTATGAATATGTCAAAGCAGAACTCGAAAAAGAAGTGCCCGAAGTTGGCGTGACGGACTTAGAAGCAACTTACTTGATGTGGCTTGATTGCCGCGCCCTTCCAAAAGACGAAAAAACAATTTACAACGATTTAATCGAAGCTGGTGTCGGTGTCCAAATGGGTTCTGGTTTCGGTCATTCTGGTAAAGGGTTTGTTCGTTTCAACATCGCCTGTCCAAAAGAAACATTGGAAAAAGCCGTGAAACTTCTGATTCAAGGCTTAAAAAAATAA
- a CDS encoding ABC transporter permease: MFLGLRELVYSKLRYILVTGIMVLIMLLSLILSGLANGLAYDNASSVADNGVPYYVLSKDAQDKLSRSQFPESKLADVKKDANVKDAAVLGQSMQTLKRESDSKKFSVALFGIQPDSFLAPKISDGANIQVTKPDEIVVDSSLKSDGIKIGDVLMDDILNRELTVVGFTENQKYSHAPVVYINIATWQEINPVLYHQKIPQTSTIAIKTDDPDKGVTLSDKDLTTIDHKAFLNQIPGYSAEQMTLNMMIFFLIIIGGFILTAFFYVMTLQKTTQFGILKALGTKTSYLVKSIITQVVIISIISILISVGVTLILPSIMPAAMPFRLSPMTIALYSGLFFLVALFGALLSLRRIAKVDALDAIRGGDE, translated from the coding sequence ATGTTTTTAGGGCTTCGTGAATTAGTTTATTCTAAGTTGCGCTATATTTTAGTAACAGGCATCATGGTCTTAATTATGTTACTATCGCTTATTTTATCTGGGCTGGCAAATGGCCTTGCTTATGATAATGCTTCATCTGTCGCAGATAACGGGGTTCCATATTATGTTCTCAGCAAAGACGCCCAAGACAAATTATCAAGATCGCAGTTCCCAGAATCTAAACTCGCTGACGTGAAAAAAGATGCGAACGTGAAGGACGCTGCGGTACTTGGACAATCGATGCAAACTTTAAAACGGGAAAGTGACAGCAAAAAGTTTAGTGTAGCACTTTTCGGTATTCAACCAGATAGCTTTCTCGCTCCAAAAATTTCCGATGGAGCTAACATACAAGTGACAAAACCTGACGAAATCGTTGTTGATTCTTCCTTAAAATCAGACGGAATCAAAATTGGCGATGTTTTAATGGATGATATTTTAAATAGAGAATTAACAGTTGTCGGCTTTACGGAAAACCAAAAGTACAGCCACGCCCCTGTTGTTTATATTAATATCGCAACTTGGCAAGAAATCAATCCTGTTTTATATCACCAAAAAATCCCGCAAACAAGCACCATTGCGATTAAAACAGACGATCCTGATAAAGGAGTAACCCTTTCGGATAAAGATTTAACGACGATCGATCATAAAGCATTTTTAAATCAAATTCCAGGTTATTCCGCGGAGCAAATGACGCTTAATATGATGATTTTCTTCTTAATCATTATTGGCGGATTTATTTTAACGGCATTCTTCTATGTAATGACGCTTCAAAAAACAACGCAATTTGGTATTTTGAAAGCACTTGGAACGAAAACAAGTTACTTAGTGAAAAGCATTATTACCCAAGTGGTGATTATTTCGATTATTAGTATTTTAATTAGTGTCGGTGTAACGCTGATTTTACCAAGCATCATGCCAGCAGCGATGCCATTTAGATTAAGTCCGATGACGATTGCACTTTATAGTGGCTTGTTCTTCCTAGTTGCCCTATTCGGCGCACTTCTATCACTTAGACGAATCGCTAAAGTAGACGCACTAGATGCTATTCGAGGAGGTGACGAATAA